One window of Trifolium pratense cultivar HEN17-A07 linkage group LG5, ARS_RC_1.1, whole genome shotgun sequence genomic DNA carries:
- the LOC123886696 gene encoding uncharacterized protein LOC123886696, giving the protein MIVISWNCRGAQGLNFRRALNNFCRKNKVDVVALQETRCSGNVARAAIKKLGFKNYIVSEAQGFSGGIWLLWNRQDIEFEVIHNNFHFIHVKVKEKDVDSWLLTVVYASPRDNERDTTRHQLVELAANIRVPWLMMGDFNEIASLDEKKGGVQPDLRKCLNFSNWINECRLMEVTTIGTKFTWRGPKWNGRDRVFKKLDRVLCNVEWRLKYHKGFAKVLPRVQSDHHPIMVLSEGEPFNGGNRPFRFEAAWITHEDFHRLLCEKWERGSDLLNSISSLTPHLREWNLEIFGNIFKRKKQLLARINGIQNSPNYGYSNFLENLEKELQEHLALTLYQEECHWFQKSQSKWITDGDRNTKYYHTKTIIRRRKNKILSLQDDSGVWVSDPDILKNLVRNFFIDLFKEDTIIRDSVVSWTTYPNVVDDHHDRLSANVQINECKRALFDMGLHKAPGEDGYPAIFFQKCWDTIAVSLFNFVNQVWLNPSLISFINNTLLVMIPKIDKP; this is encoded by the coding sequence atgattgTGATTTCTTGGAATTGTAGGGGTGCTCAAGGATTGAATTTTCGTAGAGCACTCAATAATTTTTGCAGGAAAAACAAAGTGGATGTGGTGGCTTTGCAAGAGACTCGGTGTAGCGGCAATGTAGCTCGTGCGGCAATCAAGAAGCTTGGGTTCAAGAATTACATTGTGTCTGAAGCTCAAGGTTTCTCAGGTGGCATTTGGTTACTTTGGAACAGGCAAGATATTGAGTTTGAGGTAATAcataataattttcattttatccACGTTAAAGTAAAGGAAAAAGATGTTGATTCTTGGCTACTTACGGTGGTTTATGCGAGCCCTCGCGATAATGAAAGAGATACAACTCGACATCAGTTAGTGGAACTTGCAGCTAATATTCGGGTTCCTTGGCTGATGATGGGGGACTTCAATGAGATTGCAAGTCTTGATGAGAAAAAAGGAGGAGTTCAACCCGATCTCAGAAAATGTTTAAACTTTTCCAATTGGATTAATGAGTGTAGATTGATGGAGGTTACTACTATAGGAACTAAATTTACTTGGAGAGGTCCTAAGTGGAACGGGCGTGACAGAGTTTTCAAAAAACTAGATCGTGTTCTCTGCAATGTGGAGTGGAGATTAAAATATCATAAGGGTTTTGCTAAGGTCCTTCCTAGAGTTCAGTCTGATCACCATCCAATTATGGTTCTTTCGGAGGGGGAGCCCTTTAATGGAGGTAATCGTCCTTTTAGGTTTGAGGCAGCCTGGATCACTCATGAGGATTTTCATAGACTTTTGTGTGAAAAATGGGAGAGAGGCTCTGATTTGCTCAATTCTATTTCTAGTCTTACGCCCCACTTAAGAGAATGGAATcttgaaatttttggaaatattttcaaaagaaagaaGCAGCTTTTGGCAAGAATAAATGGGATTCAAAATAGTCCAAACTATGGGTATAGTAATTTCCTTGAGAACCTTGAGAAAGAGCTTCAGGAGCATCTTGCTTTAACCCTTTACCAAGAAGAGTGTCATTGGTTTCAAAAGTCTCAGAGCAAGTGGATTACAGATGGAGATCGGAACACTAAATACTATCACACCAAAACAATCATCCGAAGgcgcaaaaataaaattttgtcccTACAGGATGATTCTGGTGTGTGGGTTAGTGACCCAGATATATTGAAAAACCTTGtgcgtaatttttttatagacttATTTAAAGAGGATACAATTATACGTGACTCCGTTGTTTCTTGGACCACTTACCCGAATGTTGTGGATGATCATCATGACAGACTTAGTGCTAATGTCCAAATCAATGAGTGCAAAAGAGCTTTATTTGATATGGGTCTGCATAAGGCTCCTGGCGAAGATGGTTACCCTGCTATCTTTTTTCAAAAGTGTTGGGATACAATAGCAGTTTCCCTGTTTAACTTTGTCAACCAAGTTTGGCTAAACCCTTCTcttatttcatttattaataATACCCTTCTTGTGATGATTCCAAAAATTGATAAACCATAA
- the LOC123886697 gene encoding ubiquitin-conjugating enzyme E2 34-like gives MCTLQRLIFWELVSHVMAPPSPSNILEWHYVLKGSEGTPFSGGYYYGIINFPPEYPYKPLGISMTTPNGRFIPQQKIFLSMSDYHPESWNLMWFVSSILIGLLSFMMETSPTTGSVTTTTTEKRRLAKSSLSFNHKNATFRKMFPEYMEKYNQGIPLPLFLLVIGVLIILLSYY, from the exons ATGTGTACTTTACAAAGGTTGATTTTTTGG GAGCTAGTTTCCCATGTTATGGCTCCTCCTTCACCGAGTAATATTCTTGAGTGGC ATTATGTATTGAAAGGAAGCGAGGGAACACCTTTTTCAG GTGGATATTACTATGGAATAATCAACTTTCCTCCAGAATATCCATATAAACCTCTTGGGATCAG CATGACAACACCTAATGGGAGGTTCATACCACAACAAAAGATCTTTTTATCAATGAGTGATT ATCATCCTGAAAGTTGGAATCTAATGTGGTTTGTATCAAG CATACTTATTGGACTTCTTTCATTCATG ATGGAAACCAGTCCAACCACTGGCAGTGTAACCACCACTACTACCGAGAAACGGCGTTTAGCAAAATCTTCACTCTCTTTCAATCACAAAAA TGCAACATTTAGGAAAATGTTCCCCGAGTATATGGAGAAGTACAACCAAGGCATACCCCTCCCCCTTTTTTTACTTGTAATTGGTGTATTGATCATACTCCTATCCTACTATTAA
- the LOC123883155 gene encoding exocyst complex component SEC10b-like, protein MREPRDATKTDVKTTKPATSTTSFPLILDVDDFKGDFSFDALFGNLVNDLLPSFKLEDLEAEGADSQPNVNKFSQATNPLFPEVEKLLSLFKDSSKELIELRKQIDGRLHNLKKDVSVQDTKHRKTLAELEKGVDGLFESFARLDSRISSVGQTAAKIGDHLQSADAQRETASQTIELIKYLMEFNSSPGDLMELSPLFSDDSRVAEAASIAQKLRSFAEEDIGRHGINVPSAVGNANASRGLEVAVANLQDYCNELENRLLSRFDAASQKRELTTMAECAKILSQFNRGTSAMQHYVATRPMFIDVEVMNADTRLVLGDQAAQTSPNNVARGLSSLYKEITDTVRKEAATITAVFPSPSEVMSILVQRVLEQRVTAILDKLLVKPSLVNLPSMEEGGLLFYLRMLAVAYEKTQELARDLRTVGCGDLDVEGLTESLFSNHKDEYPEYEQAALRQLYKVKMEELRAESQISDSSGTVGRTKGATVASSQQQISVTVVTEFVRWNEEAITRCNLFSSQAATLATHVKAVFTCLLDQVSQYIADGLERARDGLTEAANLRERFVLGTSVSRRVAAAAASAAEAAAAAGESSFRSFMVAVQRSGSSVAIIQQYFANSISRLLLPVDGAHAAACEEMATAMSSAEAAAYKGLQQCIETVMAEVERLLSAEQKATDYKTNDDGMVPDHRPTTACTRVVAYLSRVLESAFTALEGLNKQAFLSELGNRLHKVLLTHWQKYTFNPSGGLRLKRDITEYGEFVRSFNAPSVDEKFELLGIMANVFIVAPESLATLFEGTPSIRKDAQRFIQLRDDYKSAKLASKLSSLWS, encoded by the exons ATGAGAGAACCCAGAGATGCAACCAAAACCGATGTCAAAACCACCAAACCCGCTACATCCACTACTTCTTTCCCTCTCATTCTCGACGTCGATGACTTCAAG GGAGATTTCTCGTTCGATGCTTTGTTTGGGAATTTGGTGAACGATCTTCTTCCGTCGTTCAAATTAGAAGACCTTGAAGCGGAAGGTGCTGATTCTCAACCGAATGTGAATAAATTCTCGCAAGCTACCAATCCTTTGTTTCCTGAAGTTGAAAAGCTCTTGTCTTTGTTCAAGGATTCTTCTAAGGAATTGATTGAGCTACGTaaacag ATTGATGGGAGACTACATAATCTTAAGAAAGATGTTTCTGTTCAAGACACTAAGCATCGGAAGACACTAGCTGAG CTGGAGAAAGGTGTAGATGGGTTGTTTGAAAGCTTTGCGAGGTTGGATTCACGTATTTCAAGTGTTGGTCAGACAGCTGCAAAGATAGGAGATCATCTCCAG AGTGCAGATGCTCAGCGAGAAACTGCCAGTCAAACTATTGAGCTGATAAAA TACTTAATGGAGTTCAATAGCAGCCCTGGTGATCTGATGGAGCTTTCTCCTCTTTTTTCTGATGATAGCCGTGTTGCTGAGGCTGCTTCAATTGCCCAAAAATTGC GGTCATTTGCTGAAGAAGATATTGGAAGACATGGTATAAATGTCCCATCTGCAGTGGGAAATGCAAATGCTAGCCGGGGATTAGAAGTTGCAGTTGCTAATTTACAGGATTACTGTAATG AACTGGAGAATAGACTGCTTTCTCGGTTCGATGCAGCGTCGCAGAAAAGAGAATTGACCACAATGGCAGAATGTGCCAAAATTTTATCTCAG TTCAACAGGGGCACAAGTGCCATGCAACATTATGTGGCAACACGTCCAATGTTTATTGACGTGGAAGTAATGAATGCAGACACGAGGCTGGTTCTTGGTGACCAGGCTGCACAAACTAGCCCTAATAATGTTGCTCGTGGGCTTTCCTCCTTGTACAAAGAAATCACAG ATACTGTTCGTAAAGAGGCTGCAACAATCACTGCTGTATTCCCTTCACCGAGTGAAGTTATGTCAATTTTAGTTCAG CGAGTTTTAGAGCAGCGAGTCACCGCCATTTTGGACAAACTATTAGTTAAACCATCTCTTGTAAATTTACCTTCCATGGAGGAAGGTGGGCTCCTATTC TATCTTCGAATGCTAGCAGTGGCGTATGAGAAGACCCAAGAACTTGCCAGAGATCTCCGAACTGTAGGATGCGGTGATTTGGATGTTGAGG GCCTGACAGAGTCCCTGTTTTCAAATCACAAGGATGAATATCCTGAATATGAGCAGGCAGCTCTTAGACAATTATATAAAGTGAAG ATGGAAGAATTACGTGCTGAAAGTCAGATTTCTGATTCATCTGGTACAGTTGGGCGCACAAAGGGTGCTACAGTAGCTTCTTCTCAGCAGCAAATATCTGTCACTGTTGTAACAGAGTTTGTGCGTTGGAATGAAGAAGCAATCACAAGATGTAATCTCTTTTCTTCCCAG GCTGCTACACTGGCTACCCATGTAAAAGCAGTGTTCACTTGCCTCCTAGACCAA GTTAGTCAATATATAGCAGACGGTCTTGAACGGGCTAGAGACGGTTTGACTGAAGCAGCTAATTTGAGGGAAAGATTTGTGCTGGGTACTAGTGTTAGCCGTAGGGTGGCTGCTGCAGCCGCATCTGCT GCGGAGGCTGCAGCTGCAGCTGGTGAAAGCAGTTTTAGATCTTTCATGGTTGCTGTACAACGTTCGGGAAGCAGTGTAGCTATTATTCAACAA TACTTTGCCAATTCAATATCTAGGCTTTTGCTTCCTGTGGATGGTGCACATGCTGCTGCTTGTGAAGAAATGGCTACAGCAATGTCCAGTGCAGAGGCTGCTGCTTATAAAGGACTACAACAATGTATTGAAACCGTCATGGCTGAG GTAGAGCGATTGCTTTCAGCTGAGCAAAAGGCTACAGATTACAAAACAAATGATGATGGAATGGTTCCTGACCACCGGCCAACTACTGCCTGCACAAG GGTTGTGGCTTATCTTTCGCGGGTGCTGGAGTCTGCATTCACTGCTTTAGAAGGTCTTAACAAACAAGCATTTTTGTCTGAATTG GGAAATCGCTTGCACAAGGTTTTGCTAACCCATTGGCAGAAATATACTTTCAATCCAAG TGGTGGATTGCGGCTGAAGCGTGACATTACTGAGTATGGAGAGTTTGTACGCAGTTTCAATGCTCCTTCTGTTGACGAGAAATTTGAATTGTTGGGCAT AATGGCCAATGTATTTATTGTTGCTCCTGAGAGCCTTGCAACTTTGTTTGAGGGCACACCCAGCATTCGGAAAGATGCACAAAG ATTTATTCAACTTCGGGACGACTACAAGAGTGCCAAGCTTGCATCCAAATTGAGTTCCTTGTGGTCTTAA